In one window of Opitutus sp. GAS368 DNA:
- a CDS encoding MFS transporter yields the protein MKHFRLKLSLFLNYFLFASLLNSVGTVILQVQRNFGVTSTAASVLEACKDLSIAVASFFVAAWLLRIGYKRAMLGALAFIGVVCALVPSAPSFMATQLLFVATGVCFGVMKVSVFSTLGLIAREQHEHTSLMSFLESCFMLGILSAYFLFSAFVDDVSPASTDWFRVYYVLAGIAAVAFLMLWSVPLDETEAHNPADAASAGGIGDMLRLALTPLVLVFVVGVFIYVLTEQAIMSWLPTFNNHVLHLPPTLSIQMASILAASTALGRFAAGWALRRLPWLAVLGVCLVAAAVLVILALPLAAAASARGVPITGWRDAPLGAFVFPIIGLFLAPIYPTLNSVVLSALPPARHGAMSGLIVVFSALGGTAGSLITGRLFQHYGGQTAFYLSLIPLTALAVCLAVIWRMQRGRTAGQH from the coding sequence ATGAAGCATTTCCGCCTCAAGCTTTCCCTGTTCCTGAATTATTTCCTGTTTGCGAGCCTTCTCAATAGCGTCGGCACGGTGATTCTCCAGGTGCAGCGGAACTTTGGCGTCACCTCGACGGCCGCCAGCGTCCTTGAGGCATGCAAGGATCTGAGCATTGCCGTCGCATCCTTCTTTGTCGCCGCATGGCTCCTGCGCATCGGCTACAAGCGCGCCATGCTTGGTGCGCTCGCGTTCATCGGCGTGGTTTGCGCGCTCGTGCCGTCGGCGCCGAGCTTCATGGCCACGCAGTTACTCTTCGTCGCCACCGGCGTGTGCTTCGGCGTGATGAAGGTCTCCGTCTTTTCGACACTCGGCCTGATCGCACGCGAGCAGCACGAACACACGAGCCTGATGAGCTTCCTCGAATCGTGCTTTATGCTAGGCATTCTCTCCGCCTACTTCCTCTTTAGCGCGTTCGTTGACGACGTTTCGCCGGCCTCGACGGACTGGTTCCGCGTTTATTACGTGCTCGCCGGGATCGCGGCCGTGGCTTTCTTGATGCTCTGGAGCGTGCCGCTGGACGAGACTGAGGCGCACAATCCAGCCGACGCCGCCTCGGCCGGTGGCATCGGCGACATGCTGCGGCTCGCGCTCACGCCGCTCGTGCTGGTTTTTGTCGTCGGTGTGTTCATTTACGTCCTCACCGAACAGGCAATCATGAGCTGGCTGCCGACGTTCAACAATCACGTGCTCCACCTGCCGCCCACCCTCAGTATCCAAATGGCGAGCATTCTGGCCGCATCGACCGCGCTGGGCCGCTTCGCTGCCGGCTGGGCACTTCGCCGACTGCCCTGGCTCGCCGTGCTGGGCGTGTGTCTCGTGGCCGCCGCCGTGCTCGTCATTCTCGCCTTGCCACTCGCCGCCGCGGCGAGTGCGCGCGGTGTGCCAATTACCGGCTGGCGCGATGCGCCTCTGGGAGCGTTTGTGTTTCCGATAATCGGACTTTTCCTAGCGCCGATCTACCCGACGTTGAATTCTGTCGTGCTTAGCGCGCTGCCCCCGGCGCGGCATGGTGCCATGTCGGGTCTCATCGTGGTCTTCTCCGCCCTTGGCGGCACCGCAGGTTCGCTCATCACCGGACGCCTATTCCAGCACTACGGTGGGCAAACGGCCTTTTATCTCTCGCTGATCCCACTCACTGCACTGGCCGTCTGTCTCGCGGTGATCTGGCGCATGCAACGCGGACGAACGGCGGGTCAGCACTGA
- a CDS encoding TonB-dependent receptor: protein MNHPHHSPRLQSAARVFGQIAAILVAFPCLMSAQTTAPVPAQGTSAKDTTGEPVYVLNAFTVTGSIKPESRLNSPLAITTIDRAKIETMAPRSIDELMKVIPGLYIESSGGEANNALAVRGIGAGSGFKYAVILEDGLPVVSEADTSFTTADNYTRVSTWIANVEGLRGGSSGVFTSNAPLATINFIGRQGAQTPDGEYKLEFGDYGLIRNDAWVSGPVNAQTTYALGGFYRVDDGLRSPGYKADKGGQLTLALNHQFKDDKGYFKITGKALNDRTAFMLPIPLTGTTADPKTIPGGPDLHTGATGSPDVRFFSFPNSPIGAINHDIADGIQVDLKYIGSELHVKLSDQLALENRNRFSSVNKSWNSNPFSTATSLQSIANSLATSGNVPASTWAAALGSDGNYRFRLTAPGQAGAVVAADATAAAALNGNGLGDLMNHWKSEAIFRDFQDDLRLIASLNDGKTTALAGLYMKTDEETRLWQWQTMLVDVSSSYRRLDLSYVDATTGQVIGQYTYNGAKQVGTTYRHGTANIDEVTPYFDLTHTQGPLILDAGARFLNFKYRGSYETARTYDLNSYAQTTANPYPALLNAQFGSGNYNNTNAAEHKVAYTVGANYTFSQNQALFARYSSGSRLSNSDIIIQASTNKNVGNVVPAHIESLTQYEFGYKYGGQHLAAFLTFFYARQRDVPNTGFQLVNGTPVPVSFTTGLNNVGVELDTTWNPVRHLSIDVRGTVQQPKIVTPGLVNIAGTLTSLDGLNPTRTPKVYGSVTGTYTFDETSIGRPAVNLGIAYTGSRPTNQNANPNAIPLSAFTEVTAGFSLAFHHSLTFRLEVSNLLDSAGLTEGDPRAPSGNAGAYFNARPILPRSIVSSLTYSF from the coding sequence ATGAACCACCCCCACCATTCTCCCCGGCTGCAGTCGGCCGCACGAGTGTTTGGCCAAATCGCCGCGATATTAGTCGCGTTTCCCTGTCTGATGTCCGCTCAAACAACCGCCCCGGTTCCGGCTCAGGGCACCTCGGCCAAAGATACTACCGGTGAACCAGTCTACGTGTTGAACGCGTTTACGGTCACCGGATCAATCAAGCCGGAGTCGCGGTTGAATAGTCCGCTGGCGATCACGACCATTGATCGCGCGAAGATCGAGACCATGGCACCGCGCAGCATCGACGAGCTGATGAAGGTCATTCCCGGTCTCTACATCGAGTCCAGCGGTGGCGAGGCCAACAACGCGCTCGCGGTCCGCGGTATCGGCGCCGGCAGTGGATTCAAATACGCGGTCATTCTTGAGGACGGTTTGCCGGTCGTCTCTGAGGCCGACACGTCGTTCACCACGGCGGACAACTACACGCGCGTCTCGACGTGGATTGCCAACGTCGAGGGTCTGCGCGGCGGCAGCTCCGGCGTGTTCACCTCCAACGCACCGCTCGCCACGATCAATTTCATCGGCCGCCAGGGCGCCCAGACGCCCGACGGTGAATACAAACTCGAGTTCGGTGACTACGGCTTGATCCGCAACGACGCGTGGGTCTCGGGTCCGGTCAACGCCCAGACCACCTACGCCCTCGGCGGCTTCTACCGCGTGGACGACGGCCTGCGCAGCCCTGGCTACAAAGCCGACAAGGGCGGACAGTTGACCCTCGCCCTCAATCACCAGTTCAAAGACGACAAGGGCTACTTCAAGATAACCGGCAAGGCGCTCAACGACCGCACGGCGTTTATGCTGCCGATTCCGCTCACGGGCACCACTGCGGACCCGAAGACAATCCCGGGTGGGCCTGACCTGCATACCGGCGCAACCGGCTCGCCAGACGTCCGTTTCTTTTCATTTCCCAATTCGCCGATCGGAGCGATCAACCATGACATCGCCGACGGCATTCAGGTAGACCTCAAATACATCGGCAGCGAGCTGCATGTGAAACTCAGCGACCAGCTGGCTCTCGAGAATCGCAACCGCTTCTCAAGCGTGAACAAATCCTGGAATTCGAATCCATTCAGCACGGCCACGAGCCTGCAGAGTATCGCCAACAGCCTCGCCACTTCGGGCAATGTCCCGGCGTCGACGTGGGCGGCGGCGCTCGGCTCCGACGGCAACTATCGTTTCCGACTCACGGCACCGGGACAGGCGGGCGCGGTCGTCGCGGCGGACGCGACAGCGGCCGCGGCGCTCAACGGCAACGGTCTTGGCGATCTAATGAACCACTGGAAGAGCGAGGCTATTTTCCGCGACTTTCAGGACGATCTGCGGCTGATCGCCAGCCTCAACGATGGCAAGACCACCGCGCTCGCAGGTCTCTACATGAAGACAGACGAGGAGACGAGGCTTTGGCAGTGGCAAACGATGCTGGTCGACGTCAGCTCGTCTTACCGCCGGCTTGATCTCTCTTACGTCGACGCCACCACGGGCCAGGTAATCGGACAATACACCTACAATGGCGCCAAGCAGGTGGGCACCACTTACCGCCATGGCACGGCCAACATTGACGAGGTCACGCCTTACTTCGATCTCACCCACACGCAGGGCCCCCTGATTCTCGACGCCGGCGCCCGGTTCCTGAACTTCAAATACCGCGGCTCCTACGAGACCGCCAGGACTTACGACCTGAACAGTTATGCGCAGACCACGGCGAATCCCTACCCGGCGCTACTGAACGCCCAGTTCGGCAGCGGCAACTATAACAACACGAATGCCGCCGAACATAAGGTGGCCTATACGGTTGGCGCCAACTACACATTCAGCCAAAATCAGGCGCTTTTTGCCCGCTACTCATCCGGTTCGCGTCTCTCGAACTCCGACATCATCATCCAGGCCAGCACCAACAAGAATGTTGGCAATGTCGTCCCTGCACACATCGAATCGCTCACCCAATACGAGTTCGGCTATAAATACGGTGGCCAGCACCTGGCGGCGTTCCTGACGTTCTTCTACGCGCGCCAGCGAGACGTGCCTAACACCGGCTTCCAGCTGGTGAATGGCACACCTGTGCCGGTGAGTTTCACCACGGGCCTCAACAACGTGGGTGTCGAACTCGACACCACGTGGAATCCGGTCCGCCATCTTTCGATCGATGTTCGCGGCACGGTGCAACAGCCGAAGATTGTCACGCCGGGTCTGGTCAACATCGCCGGCACGCTTACGTCACTCGACGGGCTGAATCCGACCCGCACGCCTAAGGTCTACGGCTCGGTCACTGGCACCTATACCTTCGACGAGACGTCGATCGGCCGACCGGCGGTCAACCTAGGCATCGCTTACACGGGCAGCCGTCCGACAAACCAGAACGCCAACCCGAATGCGATCCCGCTCTCGGCCTTCACCGAAGTAACGGCTGGATTCAGCCTCGCGTTCCACCACAGCCTTACCTTTCGACTCGAGGTGTCGAACCTGCTCGACAGCGCCGGCCTTACTGAAGGTGATCCGCGAGCGCCCTCCGGCAACGCGGGCGCCTACTTCAACGCCCGTCCGATCCTGCCGCGCTCCATCGTGTCATCGCTCACCTACAGCTTCTAA
- a CDS encoding helix-turn-helix domain-containing protein, translating to MISFTSSLKGGGHTPNAFFVDVLCRQIRAIENNNLRYHIPRPRHLYEQHARMPYHFKPEMFIQLGGVTEFSFPDQHITLQPGEVCIVPKGMPHGEVVRADREPFENVVVSYYNNTVDIHVAHEVSPGYPRADDVHFFTTSLFHDLISYLDRICEFHDSDPAVNALAIKGLFLAEISLLRTLVESPDSHRPATTDPVALCQWLILHNLQVEALSLESLAAEIGCSPNHLSKIFHRTTGERLVEHINRLRIRSAIDALGRTRLSIKAISASCGFSDANYFARVFRQATGRPPQQYRADVQRLDSAVEQPVKSKAGDDETGFEFGTAAEPLPLHARA from the coding sequence ATGATCTCCTTCACCTCCAGCCTTAAGGGCGGCGGCCATACGCCCAATGCCTTTTTCGTGGACGTATTATGCCGCCAGATCCGCGCGATCGAGAACAACAATCTGCGCTATCACATTCCGCGCCCGCGCCATCTCTACGAACAGCACGCGCGGATGCCCTACCATTTCAAACCCGAGATGTTCATCCAACTCGGCGGCGTTACGGAATTTTCGTTTCCTGACCAGCACATCACGCTTCAGCCTGGCGAAGTCTGCATCGTTCCGAAAGGCATGCCGCACGGCGAAGTCGTGCGCGCCGACCGCGAACCGTTCGAGAATGTCGTCGTCAGTTACTACAACAACACCGTCGATATCCACGTGGCGCACGAGGTCTCGCCTGGTTACCCGCGGGCGGACGATGTGCATTTCTTCACGACCAGTCTTTTCCACGATCTGATCTCCTATCTCGATCGCATCTGTGAATTCCACGACAGCGATCCGGCGGTGAACGCGCTCGCGATCAAAGGTCTTTTCCTCGCTGAGATTTCACTGTTGCGGACGTTGGTCGAGTCGCCCGATTCCCACCGGCCCGCGACGACTGATCCGGTCGCGCTATGCCAGTGGCTGATCCTGCACAACCTCCAGGTTGAAGCTCTCAGTCTTGAATCGCTTGCGGCGGAGATTGGTTGCTCGCCAAATCATCTCTCAAAGATATTTCACCGCACCACCGGCGAGCGGCTTGTCGAGCATATCAACCGGCTGCGCATCCGGAGCGCTATCGACGCTCTTGGCCGCACTCGCCTCAGCATCAAGGCAATCTCAGCCAGTTGTGGTTTTAGTGACGCAAATTATTTCGCGCGTGTGTTCCGTCAAGCGACCGGCCGGCCGCCACAGCAATACCGTGCCGACGTCCAGCGTCTCGACAGCGCGGTCGAACAGCCGGTGAAGAGCAAGGCGGGTGACGATGAGACTGGTTTCGAGTTCGGGACCGCCGCTGAGCCGCTGCCGTTGCACGCCAGAGCCTGA
- a CDS encoding SDR family NAD(P)-dependent oxidoreductase: MNKTTWLITGASSGLGRALAEHVLKQGDQVVLAARSLESMQTLAAAFPDTALALSLDVVNPAQRAGVIEQTEKHFGSIDFLVNNAGIDFIGAVEEQEEADYRKIFEVNFFGAVALLRLALPGMRARRKGTIVNMSSMDGIASFAVNGYYSASKFALEGITEALWQEIEPLGLRAVLIEPGSFRTGIDTRTKFSGEQIYDYEATSGLFRKAMENVGDEMFPGDPALAARVIYEVLKSNRKLHRIIIGSDAYKNIGGKLAALRADYETNDAWAHSTDFKQ, from the coding sequence ATGAACAAAACAACTTGGTTGATTACAGGCGCCTCCAGCGGCCTCGGCCGCGCCTTAGCGGAGCATGTGCTGAAGCAAGGAGATCAGGTGGTTCTCGCAGCGAGGTCGCTCGAATCCATGCAAACTTTGGCCGCAGCGTTCCCGGATACCGCGCTCGCCCTTTCACTCGATGTCGTCAATCCCGCCCAGAGGGCTGGCGTCATCGAACAAACCGAGAAGCACTTCGGCTCAATTGACTTCCTGGTGAACAACGCCGGGATCGATTTTATCGGGGCGGTTGAGGAGCAGGAGGAAGCCGACTATCGGAAAATTTTCGAGGTCAACTTTTTTGGTGCCGTCGCTCTTCTGCGCCTTGCCCTGCCCGGGATGCGAGCCCGCCGCAAGGGGACGATTGTCAACATGTCGTCCATGGACGGGATCGCCAGCTTCGCGGTGAATGGTTACTATTCTGCGAGCAAGTTCGCGCTCGAAGGAATTACCGAGGCCCTATGGCAGGAGATTGAACCGTTGGGCTTACGGGCGGTGTTGATCGAACCCGGTTCGTTTCGGACTGGGATCGACACCCGCACAAAATTCTCCGGCGAGCAAATCTACGACTATGAGGCAACCTCGGGGCTATTCCGGAAGGCGATGGAAAATGTCGGGGATGAAATGTTCCCCGGAGATCCCGCCCTGGCGGCCCGCGTCATCTACGAGGTGCTCAAATCGAATCGCAAATTGCATCGGATTATCATCGGAAGCGACGCCTACAAGAACATCGGGGGAAAACTCGCCGCGCTTCGAGCCGACTACGAAACCAACGACGCCTGGGCTCATTCAACCGATTTCAAGCAATAG
- a CDS encoding oxidoreductase: MPKTWLITGSSRGLGRAISEAVLASGDNLAATARNKDGLNDLIAKFGDRVLVLSLDVTSFRSTCEAVKATVHKFGRLDVVANVAGYGNLGPIEDTEIEDFRAQIETNLFGTIYLSKAAIPTMRQQRAGHIINFSSVGGRIGSTGRAAYSAAKFGVEGFSEVMATEMAPLGVKVTVIEPGGFRTDFAGSSTKIQEVRPEYDSTVGKAARFQVEYNGKQPGDPAKAAQVILKVAGMDEPPLRLLLGSDAVGIVGKADLRKAESDKKWRHLSTSTDFLPAT, translated from the coding sequence ATGCCAAAGACATGGTTGATCACAGGCAGCTCTCGGGGCCTCGGCCGGGCGATTTCGGAGGCTGTGCTGGCCTCAGGAGACAATCTTGCCGCCACGGCCCGCAACAAGGATGGGCTAAATGACCTGATCGCAAAGTTTGGCGATCGCGTCCTCGTCCTTTCACTGGATGTCACCAGTTTCCGGTCCACTTGCGAGGCGGTAAAGGCAACTGTTCACAAATTCGGGCGGTTGGATGTGGTGGCGAACGTTGCCGGCTACGGCAATCTAGGCCCGATCGAGGACACCGAGATCGAAGACTTTCGAGCCCAAATCGAAACGAACCTATTTGGAACCATCTACCTTTCCAAGGCCGCAATCCCCACGATGCGGCAACAACGCGCGGGTCATATTATCAACTTTTCGTCCGTGGGTGGAAGAATCGGTTCAACGGGACGAGCGGCCTACTCAGCCGCCAAATTTGGCGTTGAAGGCTTTTCGGAAGTCATGGCGACCGAAATGGCGCCGCTCGGCGTGAAGGTGACCGTCATCGAACCAGGTGGCTTCCGGACCGACTTCGCCGGCTCCTCGACAAAGATTCAGGAGGTTCGTCCCGAATACGATTCAACGGTCGGCAAGGCGGCGCGCTTTCAGGTCGAATACAATGGCAAGCAACCCGGAGATCCCGCCAAGGCCGCCCAGGTCATACTTAAAGTGGCCGGGATGGATGAACCACCCCTGCGACTCCTGCTTGGCAGCGACGCGGTTGGAATCGTGGGAAAGGCGGATTTGAGAAAAGCCGAATCCGACAAGAAGTGGCGGCATTTGAGCACGTCGACGGACTTCCTACCGGCCACCTAG